GGGAAGTATTAGAAGCATGAGAACTGCCTGCCCTCTACCTGCAGGAAGATAACTAGATGATAATGTATAGCGGTGAGTCCAAGATTATAGGATTCTATGACTGATCGATCATTAATGATGTTCAGTGTCagcacttgatttttttaatcatcataaTTCTGTGATCTCCTAAAAAATATGGCTATGAaggtaaattaaatttttatgaagGAGAATGCAACTAAAAATATTTGTACTTGCATGCAGTATTTCAGGTTGAACATAAACactaatgaaatggaaataaaatgggaaagaaaggctttgtaatttttataaacttGTTCTAATACCCAAAACCGTTGTGTGAAAAAGCTCCTCTaagaaaggaaagacaggaaAGGATTTCTCATATGTTTCTAATACATTTAGTCAAGTTTGTCCTGCTCCTTTGTCCTTACCCATCTCCTTCCcagcccccccttttttttccacGTCAGGCCTCTAGGCCTGGGTTGCTTCATTATCCTAATACATTATTACAACCTAGTTCTTCCTGACACTAAAATTCTTCTACTTGCTGATAAGTAATAGTTTGTTCATTCAGCAGCAGATCTCTAATGAGAGGGACTCTTGTGTTCCAGGTACTGCCCTAGGCTCATAGGATAACATCAGTGAATAAAACGCAAAATACCCTGCCTGTGTGGAATTAATGACTAGATAAGGAAAGTTGGTAGCTGGGATATAATCCGTGCTTTTGTAACCATACTGCCAAGTATCAAATTTTGTTAATGTCGAGGAACCACATATGTTTATAACATTTCTCATCTTTCCAAGCACTTAATAGTTTTtgtatttctcctttattctagATATAAACCACAGTACTTCAGGATCCCATTATGAAAATTCACAGCGGGGACCTGTGTCTTCTCCGAGTGACTCTAGCACAAATTGTAAGAATGCTGTTGTAAACGACTCCCCTGAGACAGAAGCATGGCCCTCAGTCCCTGGCAGTGATCCAGAGTTGGCTTCAGAATGTATGGATGCTGATTCTGCCTCCAGTTCTGAATCAGAGAGAAACATCACTATCATGGCTTCAGGGAGCACAGGTGGTGAAAAAGATGGCCTTCGGAATAGCACTGGACTTGGTTCCCAAAACAAGTTTGTGGTTGGTAGCAGCAGCAATAATGTGGGCCATGGAAGTAGTCCTGGGCCATGGGGTTTTTCCCATGGAGCCATAATAAGCAcatgtcaggtctctgtggatgcTCCTGAAAGCAAATCAGAAAGTAGCAACAATAGAATGAATGCTTGGGGCACTGTAAGTTCTTCATCAAATGGAGGGTTAAATCCAAGCACTTTGAATTCAGCTAGCAACCATGGTGCCTGGCCAGTATTAGACAACAACGGACTTGCCCTCAAAGGGCCTGTAGGGAGCGGTAGTTCTGGCATCAATATTCAGTGTAGTACCATAGGCCAGATGCCTAACAATCAGAGTATTAACTCTAAAGTGGGTGGTTCTTCCACCCATGGTACCTGGGGAAGCCTTCAGGAAACTTGTGAATCTGAAGTAAGTGGTACACAGAAGGTTTCATTCAGTGGTCAACCTCAGAATATTACCACTGAGATGACTGGACCAAATAACACTACTAACTTTATGACCTCTAGTTTACCAAACTCCGGTTCAGTACAGAATAACGAACTGCCTAGTAATACAGGGGCCTGGCGTGTGAGCACAATGAATCATCCTCAGATACAGGCTCCATCGGTTATGAATGGCACTTCCCTTTCTCATCTTAGCAATGGAGAGCCAAAAAGTGGAGGCTCTTACGGTACTACGTGGGGTGCCTATGGTTCTAATTACTCTGGAGACAAATGTTCGAGCCCTAACGGCCAAGCTAATGGTGACACTGTGAATGCAACTCTAATGCAGCCTGGCATAAATGGGCCTATGGGCACTAACTTTCAAGTGAACACAAATAAAGGAGGAGGTGTGTGGGAGTCTGGGGCAACGAATTCCCAGAATGCATCGTGGGGAAGTGGAAATGGCGCAAATTCTGGAGGAAGTCGACGAGGATGGGGAACTCCTGCACAAAACACTGGCACTAATATACCCAGCGTGGAGTGGAGCAAACTGCCTAGCAATCAGCATTCCAATGACAGTGCAAATGGCAATGGTAAGAAGTTTACAAATGGATGGAAATCTACTGAGGAAGAGGATCAGGCTTCTGCCGCATCTCAGACAACTGAGCAGAACAGTGTGTGGGCCAAAACAGGAGGTACAGTGGAGAGTGAAGGTAGTACAGAAAGCACTGGACGCCTCGAGGAGAAAGCCACTGGGGAAAATCAGAGTAGAGATCGGAGAAAAATTGATCAGCACACATTACTCCAAAGCATCGTAAACAGAACTGACTTGGATCCACGTGTCCTCTCCAACTCTGGTTGGGGACAGACTCCTATTAAGCAGAATACTGCCTGGGATACGGAAACATCACCTAGAGGGGAAAGAAAGACTGACAATGGGACAGAGGCCTGGGGAAGCTCTGCAACACAGACTTTTAACTCAGGGGCATGTACAGATAAGACTAGCCCTACTAGTAATGATACCTCATCTGTATCGGGGTGGGGAGATCCCAAACCTGCTCTGAGGTGGGGAGATTCCAAAGGCTCAAGCTGCCAGGGGGGATGGGAAGATGATGCTGCTGCTACAGGAATGGTCAAGAGCAATCAGTGGGGGAACAGCAAAGAAGAGAAGTCCGCATGGAATGATTCGCAAAAGAGCAAACAGGGATGGGGTGATGGACAGAAATCAAACCAAGGGTGGTCCGTTTCTGCCAGTGATAACTGGGGAGAAACGTCAAGGAGTAACCATTGGGGTGAGGCTAATAAGAAATCTAGCTCAGGAGGTAGTGACAGTGACAGGTCTGTTTCTGGTTGGAATGAACTTGGTAAAACTAGTTCTTTTACTTGGGGAAATAACATAAATCCAAATAATTCGTCAGGATGGGATGAATCTTCTAAACCTAATCCTTCCCAGGGATGGGGAGATCCTCCAAAGTCTAATCAGTCTCTAGGTTGGGGAGATTCGTCAAAGCCAGTCACTTCTCCAGACTGGAACAAGCAACAAGACATTGTCGGGTCTTGGGGAATCCCACCAGCAACAGGCAAACCTCCTGGTACAGGCTGGCTGGGAGGACCTATACCAGCCCCAACAAAAGAAGAAGAGCCCACAGGCTGGGAGGAACCATCCCCAGAATCCATACGTCGCAAAATGGAGATCGATGACGGAACTTCAGCTTGGGGAGATCCGAGCAAATACAACTACAAAAATGTGAACATGTGGAACAAAAATGTCCCAAATGGCAGCAGCCGTTCAGACCAGCAAGCACAGGTACACCAGTTGCTACCATCTGCAAGTGCCATCTCAAACAAAGAGGCAGGCAGTGGCTCTGGTAAGTTTTCATTTAATGGAGTCTGATGGTGTTACAAAATGTTTCACAGTATTGTAAGCCTCCTTTCAATGTACCGGGTGCTGTAAGATTTAACAGTATTTGCATATGCGCACAAAGggctttcccccctccctccaacCCAGGAGGAGCTTCTAGTGAATAAAAGAATGGGCAAGGTGTTTAACATCAGGAACCGAGCTCTGTCTGTGGCCATGTTGGTTGTGAATCTCCCACACTCCGTTCTCTGCTAGGAAGACAGCAGAAGGTAGAGTTGGGAAAGTGGTATCTGTTGGGGATGCTGTACACTTCTCAGTTCTTCTGAGTCAAGTCGTTActtactttgttttgttatttgatTACAGAATccccagaaagaaaacaagcatccAAGTACAATATTCTCTAAATACCCTGTGCTATATTTGGCCTTGGAAGGGATTTATTTAAGTAGGCATGAAATCCAAGTCTATTAGTTATAcagtgtgtatgtttgtgtgctCAAAACATTTGATAATACCTTTCTGGTGTATTCCCACATATTCCCACTCTCATAACAAAGAGCTAATTCCTATCTCTGCAGATTATCTTGACAACGACATTTTCATTAAGTGTCATTGGAATGCATTGTCTTTGGTAATGGAATAATAAGCAGTCCCATTGGAGAGATAGGAATGTTTTCATGAGCTAACCTTTCAGCATCTAATTCTTTTCCCCCCAGGATAGTTTATGGTATTTGGATTTAATTCATAGAAGAAAGAGGTATTCATCTAAGGAAAAGGCTGTTTGAGTTCTTTTGAATGTTGTTTATGGCTTTACATTAGACAACCTGATACCTCTGGATTTTTAAGAAGTGTTGTCCAGCGTGTATAAAAGTAGGATGTCTACCTATTGTTGGTattgtagttaattttttttgccCCAGAATAGTGATGTTGAAAGGTTGCACTTATGGTAAAAATTGTTTATGTACACTATTACCCAACTTGATTACCTGCTTGGATTTACTAGGTTTGCCTCAGATTGACTTGACTTTTCCAggaattaaattcattttcaaagGAGGATAACTTGCCATAATTAAGGTCATTCAAAAAAAAGTCCGCTCTACACCCAGAGGGCAAttatgaaataggtgatggaaaaaaaaaatttcacaccGGTAGTTAAATTATGATGGGAAATGATTTGTCTTCTTTGCATAAAACAGAAGCCATTGTCTTTGCCCATGCCCATTGCAGCATCATTATTCAGTCTGTGAATATGAACGTCTTCATCTTTTGTTCCCTGAGTACTCCTTATTGCCCTGCACCACCCTACCTTGTGCTGATGACTTCTTTTCCCACACTTTCTAAAGGCTGGGGTGAGCCCTGGGGGGAGCCTTCTACTCCAGCCACAACTGTGGATAATGGTACTTCAGCATGGGGTAAACCCATAGACAGTGGTCCCAGCTGGGGGGAGCCCATTGCTGCAGCATCCAACACATCCACGTGGGGCTCCAGCTCTGTTGGTCCTCAAGCATTAAGCAAATCTGGTAAGTTATTGATAATTCCTGGTGGCTCTTTTGTCACAGTGGTGATCTCTTGTTGACTACAATTAAATAATCAGATAATGTTTGTATCATTGATAAATGTATCTGTGTATCCTACTATGTGAttttactgtttgtttctttgaatttgtAATTTGATTTGCTCTTTTTAGCTTTCTGGATGTTCTTGTCTTTCCTTAGAACTGTTAACTATAAGGATTTGCATTTACTTCACCAAATCGAAGTTCTCTTTTACCAAATCAGATTACCTAATCAAGCAACTTTGATGTTATCCAGCATTAGAGACAGGATATAGAGTAATGTGGATGCATATCCAAACTGTCTGGCTCAGTTCCAGATTACTCCCTGAATattatacagaaaatcaacaaagttcAGGAAAGACCTGATTCAACATTCAGATGAACATCATTACTATCCCATAAGTTGTATGTGGGGTCCCCATAGGAATTCCAAAAGCTGAGTATCCAGTTGAGATGCTTTCTGCTCATAACTTGCAATACTTTCTGGCCAttctctttgaaaatatatatcaaaatgaaTTCTTTGAAATTTCCTCGATCCTTTCTGCCCTGTGTGTTGCCATACAGATTGTTGAGTTTGAACAAGAAGGCCATGTTTAGGAATGGTCTGTTTGTAAAAAGAACGGGAgatacttcttttcctttcctttttcctttttcctttccttccttccttcctttttttttttttttttttttttgtaaagtaatctccacacccagcagggagcccagtgggagGCTtgatcaggaccctgagatcaagacctgatccgagggatccctgggtggtgcagcggtttggcgcctgcctttggcccagggcgcgatcctggagacccgggatcgaatcccacgtcgggctcccggtgcatggagcctgcttctccctctgcctgtgtctctgcctctctctttctctctgtgtgactgtcataaataaattaaaaaaaaaaaaaaaaaaaaaaaaagacctgatccgagatcaaaagttggacacttaactgactgagccacccaggcatacctgaTTCACTCAGGTGGTAGAGCGTGAGACTCTTGctctctcagggtcatgagttcagggtccatgttgggtgtagagattactttaaaaaaaaaaaaaatcttgcttagTGGAAACTTCAAGTATAAAACATAGATTCCTACCATGTAGATTtgtgaagggaaataaaagtgGGGTTTTTCCTAGATTCCCCACCCCCATAATGAGTGCTTGTTCTCCAGAAAGAATTGTTTGATTAAATCATGTTTCTCTTTGTATCACAAATCACAATCAGGGCCAAAATCTATGCAAGATGGCTGGTGTGGTGATGATATGCCATTGCCTGGAAATCGCCCCACTGgctgggaagaggaagaggatgtAGAGATTGGAATGTGGAATAGTAATTCATCTCAAGAGCTTAACTCATCTTTAAATTGGCCTCcatatacaaagaaaatgtcaTCGAAGGTAAACATTTCAAGGGCAAAGCCCTTGAAATTTTCAATTCCAAAGGTAGTTTACCCTCAGGAAATTTATGTTCTTCCTGCCCATTTATGGCAATGAGTACAGGCCAGGCAGTCCCCAATTTAGGTATAGCCTTTTGTATGGGCAGCCACCTAGAAAGCCATAAGACTGCAGGAACTTCCTTTCTCCCCACTGCTACAGCTTGggatttctctcctcctctccctccaccagtGCTGCCTGGGACAGCCCCTCACCCCAAGGTGGGCTTGCAGCGGTGGGGGTGAAGAGAAGGGCAAATCTCCATGTTGACTTTCCATCCCCACTGCCAGTTCATCTCCAGTTCCGCTTCACCCGCAGTCCCCAGCCCTCCCCTTTACCCAGAATCGGTGGCTTCCTTTTTCATCCCCCATCTGTATCCCTTCCCCTAGCCCTAAAGGTCCTGTGACAAAAATCCCTAGGAATGAGCCATTTGATTTTCCTCTGATATGTGGACAAATCTTATTCCCAAACCTGTTGAGTACATCAGAATCCTATGGCATTTGTTACAGGTACAGCTTACTATATCCCAGGCCTCCTGTAGTTTTGGAAATTGGACCCCATATGTCTCTGATGCAGAGCTAgagctgagaaccactggtgtagAGCACTGTCTCTTAAGAGGTGGTGTTGGATGCTGGTGCCAGATTCTCTTGGGGACCATTTTCAAAATATGTGCCCAGACCCTCAGGTGGTTCTCTCCGCCTCACTCTATTTGAAAACTGGTGTGCGCCACCAACCCACCGCCCCtacccccctacccccagccccc
This genomic window from Canis aureus isolate CA01 chromosome 8, VMU_Caureus_v.1.0, whole genome shotgun sequence contains:
- the TNRC6A gene encoding trinucleotide repeat-containing gene 6A protein isoform X4, producing the protein MEEKKKKKDDKKKKEAAQKKATEQKIKVPEQIKPSVSQPQPANSNNGTSTATSTNNNAKRATANNPQQQQQPQPPQQPQQPPQQPPQPPQQQPQPAQALPRYPREVPPRFRHQEHKQLLKRGQHFPVIAANLGSAVKVLSSQSESSALTNQQPQNNGEVQNSKNQSDINHSTSGSHYENSQRGPVSSPSDSSTNCKNAVVNDSPETEAWPSVPGSDPELASECMDADSASSSESERNITIMASGSTGGEKDGLRNSTGLGSQNKFVVGSSSNNVGHGSSPGPWGFSHGAIISTCQVSVDAPESKSESSNNRMNAWGTVSSSSNGGLNPSTLNSASNHGAWPVLDNNGLALKGPVGSGSSGINIQCSTIGQMPNNQSINSKVGGSSTHGTWGSLQETCESEVSGTQKVSFSGQPQNITTEMTGPNNTTNFMTSSLPNSGSVQNNELPSNTGAWRVSTMNHPQIQAPSVMNGTSLSHLSNGEPKSGGSYGTTWGAYGSNYSGDKCSSPNGQANGDTVNATLMQPGINGPMGTNFQVNTNKGGGVWESGATNSQNASWGSGNGANSGGSRRGWGTPAQNTGTNIPSVEWSKLPSNQHSNDSANGNGKKFTNGWKSTEEEDQASAASQTTEQNSVWAKTGGTVESEGSTESTGRLEEKATGENQSRDRRKIDQHTLLQSIVNRTDLDPRVLSNSGWGQTPIKQNTAWDTETSPRGERKTDNGTEAWGSSATQTFNSGACTDKTSPTSNDTSSVSGWGDPKPALRWGDSKGSSCQGGWEDDAAATGMVKSNQWGNSKEEKSAWNDSQKSKQGWGDGQKSNQGWSVSASDNWGETSRSNHWGEANKKSSSGGSDSDRSVSGWNELGKTSSFTWGNNINPNNSSGWDESSKPNPSQGWGDPPKSNQSLGWGDSSKPVTSPDWNKQQDIVGSWGIPPATGKPPGTGWLGGPIPAPTKEEEPTGWEEPSPESIRRKMEIDDGTSAWGDPSKYNYKNVNMWNKNVPNGSSRSDQQAQVHQLLPSASAISNKEAGSGSGWGEPWGEPSTPATTVDNGTSAWGKPIDSGPSWGEPIAAASNTSTWGSSSVGPQALSKSGPKSMQDGWCGDDMPLPGNRPTGWEEEEDVEIGMWNSNSSQELNSSLNWPPYTKKMSSKGLSGKKRRRERGTMKGGNKQEEAWINPFVKQFSNISFSRDSPEENVQSNKMDLSGGMLQDKRMEIDKHSLNIGDYNRTVGKGPGSRPQISKESSMERSPYFDKDGIVADESQNMQFMSSQSMKLPPSNSALPNQALGSIAGLGMQNLNSVRQNGNPSMFGVGNTAAQPRGMQQPPAQPLSSSQPNLRAQVPPPLLSPQVPVSLLKYAPNNGGLNPLFGPQQVAMLNQLSQLNQLSQISQLQRLLAQQQRAQSQRSVPSGNRQQQDQQGRPLSVQQQMMQQSRQLDPSLLVKQQTPPSQQQPLHQPAMKSFLENVMPHTTPELQKGPSPINAFSNFPIGLNSNLNVNMDMNSIKEPQSRLRKWTTVDSISVNTSLDQNSSKHGAISSGFRLEESPFVPYDFMNSSTSPASPPGSIGDGWPRAKSPNGSSSVNWPPEFRPGEPWKGYPNIDPETDPYVTPGSVINNLSINTVREVDHLRDRNSGSSSSLNTTLPSTSAWSSIRASNYNVPLSSTAQSTSARNSDSKLTWSPGSVTNTSLAHELWKVPLPPKNITAPSRPPPGLTGQKPPLSTWDNSPLRVGGGWGNSDARYTPGSSWGESSSGRITNWLVLKNLTPQIDGSTLRTLCMQHGPLITFHLNLPHGNALVRYSSKEEVVKAQKSLHMCVLGNTTILAEFASEEEISRFFAQSQSLTPSPGWQSLGSSQSRLGSLDCSHSFSSRTDLNHWNGAGLSGTNCGDLHGTSLWGTPHYSTSLWGPPSSSDPRGISSPSPINAFLSVDHLGGGGESM
- the TNRC6A gene encoding trinucleotide repeat-containing gene 6A protein isoform X5 encodes the protein MQLVAEPGLEARCPGSQDIPLPEEWNRDLVQEEEQLMEEKKKKKDDKKKKEAAQKKATEQKIKVPEQIKPSVSQPQPANSNNGTSTATSTNNNAKRATANNPQQQQQPQPPQQPQQPPQQPPQPPQQQPQPAQALPRYPREVPPRFRHQEHKQLLKRGQHFPVIAANLGSAVKVLSSQSESSALTNQQPQNNGEVQNSKNQSDINHSTSGSHYENSQRGPVSSPSDSSTNCKNAVVNDSPETEAWPSVPGSDPELASECMDADSASSSESERNITIMASGSTGGEKDGLRNSTGLGSQNKFVVGSSSNNVGHGSSPGPWGFSHGAIISTCQVSVDAPESKSESSNNRMNAWGTVSSSSNGGLNPSTLNSASNHGAWPVLDNNGLALKGPVGSGSSGINIQCSTIGQMPNNQSINSKVGGSSTHGTWGSLQETCESEVSGTQKVSFSGQPQNITTEMTGPNNTTNFMTSSLPNSGSVQNNELPSNTGAWRVSTMNHPQIQAPSVMNGTSLSHLSNGEPKSGGSYGTTWGAYGSNYSGDKCSSPNGQANGDTVNATLMQPGINGPMGTNFQVNTNKGGGVWESGATNSQNASWGSGNGANSGGSRRGWGTPAQNTGTNIPSVEWSKLPSNQHSNDSANGNGKKFTNGWKSTEEEDQASAASQTTEQNSVWAKTGGTVESEGSTESTGRLEEKATGENQSRDRRKIDQHTLLQSIVNRTDLDPRVLSNSGWGQTPIKQNTAWDTETSPRGERKTDNGTEAWGSSATQTFNSGACTDKTSPTSNDTSSVSGWGDPKPALRWGDSKGSSCQGGWEDDAAATGMVKSNQWGNSKEEKSAWNDSQKSKQGWGDGQKSNQGWSVSASDNWGETSRSNHWGEANKKSSSGGSDSDRSVSGWNELGKTSSFTWGNNINPNNSSGWDESSKPNPSQGWGDPPKSNQSLGWGDSSKPVTSPDWNKQQDIVGSWGIPPATGKPPGTGWLGGPIPAPTKEEEPTGWEEPSPESIRRKMEIDDGTSAWGDPSKYNYKNVNMWNKNVPNGSSRSDQQAQVHQLLPSASAISNKEAGSGSGWGEPWGEPSTPATTVDNGTSAWGKPIDSGPSWGEPIAAASNTSTWGSSSVGPQALSKSGPKSMQDGWCGDDMPLPGNRPTGWEEEEDVEIGMWNSNSSQELNSSLNWPPYTKKMSSKGLSGKKRRRERGTMKGGNKQEEAWINPFVKQFSNISFSRDSPEENVQSNKMDLSGGMLQDKRMEIDKHSLNIGDYNRTVGKGPGSRPQISKESSMERSPYFDKNGNPSMFGVGNTAAQPRGMQQPPAQPLSSSQPNLRAQVPPPLLSPQVPVSLLKYAPNNGGLNPLFGPQQVAMLNQLSQLNQLSQISQLQRLLAQQQRAQSQRSVPSGNRQQQDQQGRPLSVQQQMMQQSRQLDPSLLVKQQTPPSQQQPLHQPAMKSFLENVMPHTTPELQKGPSPINAFSNFPIGLNSNLNVNMDMNSIKEPQSRLRKWTTVDSISVNTSLDQNSSKHGAISSGFRLEESPFVPYDFMNSSTSPASPPGSIGDGWPRAKSPNGSSSVNWPPEFRPGEPWKGYPNIDPETDPYVTPGSVINNLSINTVREVDHLRDRNSGSSSSLNTTLPSTSAWSSIRASNYNVPLSSTAQSTSARNSDSKLTWSPGSVTNTSLAHELWKVPLPPKNITAPSRPPPGLTGQKPPLSTWDNSPLRVGGGWGNSDARYTPGSSWGESSSGRITNWLVLKNLTPQIDGSTLRTLCMQHGPLITFHLNLPHGNALVRYSSKEEVVKAQKSLHMCVLGNTTILAEFASEEEISRFFAQSQSLTPSPGWQSLGSSQSRLGSLDCSHSFSSRTDLNHWNGAGLSGTNCGDLHGTSLWGTPHYSTSLWGPPSSSDPRGISSPSPINAFLSVDHLGGGGESM
- the TNRC6A gene encoding trinucleotide repeat-containing gene 6A protein isoform X7, coding for MQLVAEPGLEARCPGSQDIPLPEEWNRDLVQEEEQLMEEKKKKKDDKKKKEAAQKKATEQKIKVPEQIKPSVSQPQPANSNNGTSTATSTNNNAKRATANNPQQQQQPQPPQQPQQPPQQPPQPPQQQPQPAQALPRYPREVPPRFRHQEHKQLLKRGQHFPVIAANLGSAVKVLSSQSESSALTNQQPQNNGEVQNSKNQSDINHSTSGSHYENSQRGPVSSPSDSSTNCKNAVVNDSPETEAWPSVPGSDPELASECMDADSASSSESERNITIMASGSTGGEKDGLRNSTGLGSQNKFVVGSSSNNVGHGSSPGPWGFSHGAIISTCQVSVDAPESKSESSNNRMNAWGTVSSSSNGGLNPSTLNSASNHGAWPVLDNNGLALKGPVGSGSSGINIQCSTIGQMPNNQSINSKVGGSSTHGTWGSLQETCESEVSGTQKVSFSGQPQNITTEMTGPNNTTNFMTSSLPNSGSVQNNELPSNTGAWRVSTMNHPQIQAPSVMNGTSLSHLSNGEPKSGGSYGTTWGAYGSNYSGDKCSSPNGQANGDTVNATLMQPGINGPMGTNFQVNTNKGGGVWESGATNSQNASWGSGNGANSGGSRRGWGTPAQNTGTNIPSVEWSKLPSNQHSNDSANGNGKKFTNGWKSTEEEDQASAASQTTEQNSVWAKTGGTVESEGSTESTGRLEEKATGENQSRDRRKIDQHTLLQSIVNRTDLDPRVLSNSGWGQTPIKQNTAWDTETSPRGERKTDNGTEAWGSSATQTFNSGACTDKTSPTSNDTSSVSGWGDPKPALRWGDSKGSSCQGGWEDDAAATGMVKSNQWGNSKEEKSAWNDSQKSKQGWGDGQKSNQGWSVSASDNWGETSRSNHWGEANKKSSSGGSDSDRSVSGWNELGKTSSFTWGNNINPNNSSGWDESSKPNPSQGWGDPPKSNQSLGWGDSSKPVTSPDWNKQQDIVGSWGIPPATGKPPGTGWLGGPIPAPTKEEEPTGWEEPSPESIRRKMEIDDGTSAWGDPSKYNYKNVNMWNKNVPNGSSRSDQQAQVHQLLPSASAISNKEAGSGSGWGEPWGEPSTPATTVDNGTSAWGKPIDSGPSWGEPIAAASNTSTWGSSSVGPQALSKSGPKSMQDGWCGDDMPLPGNRPTGWEEEEDVEIGMWNSNSSQELNSSLNWPPYTKKMSSKGLSGKKRRRERGTMKGGNKQEEAWINPFVKQFSNISFSRDSPEENVQSNKMDLSGGMLQDKRMEIDKHSLNIGDYNRTVGKGPGSRPQISKESSMERSPYFDKDGIVADESQNMQFMSSQSMKLPPSNSALPNQALGSIAGLGMQNLNSVRQNGNPSMFGVGNTAAQPRGMQQPPAQPLSSSQPNLRAQVPPPLLSPQVPVSLLKYAPNNGGLNPLFGPQQVAMLNQLSQLNQLSQISQLQRLLAQQQRAQSQRSVPSGNRQQQDQQGRPLSVQQQMMQQSRQLDPSLLVKQQTPPSQQQPLHQPAMKSFLENVMPHTTPELQKGPSPINAFSNFPIGLNSNLNVNMDMNSIKEPQSRLRKWTTVDSISVNTSLDQNSSKHGAISSGFRLEESPFVPYDFMNSSTSPASPPGSIGDGWPRAKSPNGSSSVNWPPEFRPGEPWKGYPNIDPETDPYVTPGSVINNLSINTVREVDHLRDRNSGSSSSLNTTLPSTSAWSSIRASNYNVPLSSTAQSTSGSSWGESSSGRITNWLVLKNLTPQIDGSTLRTLCMQHGPLITFHLNLPHGNALVRYSSKEEVVKAQKSLHMCVLGNTTILAEFASEEEISRFFAQSQSLTPSPGWQSLGSSQSRLGSLDCSHSFSSRTDLNHWNGAGLSGTNCGDLHGTSLWGTPHYSTSLWGPPSSSDPRGISSPSPINAFLSVDHLGGGGESM
- the TNRC6A gene encoding trinucleotide repeat-containing gene 6A protein isoform X8; the protein is MQLVAEPGLEARCPGSQDIPLPEEWNRDLVQEEEQLMEEKKKKKDDKKKKEAAQKKATEQKIKDINHSTSGSHYENSQRGPVSSPSDSSTNCKNAVVNDSPETEAWPSVPGSDPELASECMDADSASSSESERNITIMASGSTGGEKDGLRNSTGLGSQNKFVVGSSSNNVGHGSSPGPWGFSHGAIISTCQVSVDAPESKSESSNNRMNAWGTVSSSSNGGLNPSTLNSASNHGAWPVLDNNGLALKGPVGSGSSGINIQCSTIGQMPNNQSINSKVGGSSTHGTWGSLQETCESEVSGTQKVSFSGQPQNITTEMTGPNNTTNFMTSSLPNSGSVQNNELPSNTGAWRVSTMNHPQIQAPSVMNGTSLSHLSNGEPKSGGSYGTTWGAYGSNYSGDKCSSPNGQANGDTVNATLMQPGINGPMGTNFQVNTNKGGGVWESGATNSQNASWGSGNGANSGGSRRGWGTPAQNTGTNIPSVEWSKLPSNQHSNDSANGNGKKFTNGWKSTEEEDQASAASQTTEQNSVWAKTGGTVESEGSTESTGRLEEKATGENQSRDRRKIDQHTLLQSIVNRTDLDPRVLSNSGWGQTPIKQNTAWDTETSPRGERKTDNGTEAWGSSATQTFNSGACTDKTSPTSNDTSSVSGWGDPKPALRWGDSKGSSCQGGWEDDAAATGMVKSNQWGNSKEEKSAWNDSQKSKQGWGDGQKSNQGWSVSASDNWGETSRSNHWGEANKKSSSGGSDSDRSVSGWNELGKTSSFTWGNNINPNNSSGWDESSKPNPSQGWGDPPKSNQSLGWGDSSKPVTSPDWNKQQDIVGSWGIPPATGKPPGTGWLGGPIPAPTKEEEPTGWEEPSPESIRRKMEIDDGTSAWGDPSKYNYKNVNMWNKNVPNGSSRSDQQAQVHQLLPSASAISNKEAGSGSGWGEPWGEPSTPATTVDNGTSAWGKPIDSGPSWGEPIAAASNTSTWGSSSVGPQALSKSGPKSMQDGWCGDDMPLPGNRPTGWEEEEDVEIGMWNSNSSQELNSSLNWPPYTKKMSSKGLSGKKRRRERGTMKGGNKQEEAWINPFVKQFSNISFSRDSPEENVQSNKMDLSGGMLQDKRMEIDKHSLNIGDYNRTVGKGPGSRPQISKESSMERSPYFDKDGIVADESQNMQFMSSQSMKLPPSNSALPNQALGSIAGLGMQNLNSVRQNGNPSMFGVGNTAAQPRGMQQPPAQPLSSSQPNLRAQVPPPLLSPQVPVSLLKYAPNNGGLNPLFGPQQVAMLNQLSQLNQLSQISQLQRLLAQQQRAQSQRSVPSGNRQQQDQQGRPLSVQQQMMQQSRQLDPSLLVKQQTPPSQQQPLHQPAMKSFLENVMPHTTPELQKGPSPINAFSNFPIGLNSNLNVNMDMNSIKEPQSRLRKWTTVDSISVNTSLDQNSSKHGAISSGFRLEESPFVPYDFMNSSTSPASPPGSIGDGWPRAKSPNGSSSVNWPPEFRPGEPWKGYPNIDPETDPYVTPGSVINNLSINTVREVDHLRDRNSGSSSSLNTTLPSTSAWSSIRASNYNVPLSSTAQSTSARNSDSKLTWSPGSVTNTSLAHELWKVPLPPKNITAPSRPPPGLTGQKPPLSTWDNSPLRVGGGWGNSDARYTPGSSWGESSSGRITNWLVLKNLTPQIDGSTLRTLCMQHGPLITFHLNLPHGNALVRYSSKEEVVKAQKSLHMCVLGNTTILAEFASEEEISRFFAQSQSLTPSPGWQSLGSSQSRLGSLDCSHSFSSRTDLNHWNGAGLSGTNCGDLHGTSLWGTPHYSTSLWGPPSSSDPRGISSPSPINAFLSVDHLGGGGESM